A genomic region of Eucalyptus grandis isolate ANBG69807.140 chromosome 5, ASM1654582v1, whole genome shotgun sequence contains the following coding sequences:
- the LOC104446983 gene encoding agamous-like MADS-box protein AGL61, whose product MAGRRTPRRRRVEMKQVENEEDKLITFSKRRSGIYKKASELVTLCGSEVGVAIFSPSGKPYSFAHPSIDSIANRFRNRNHPQNVGANNLVESYRRLRIDELNQQHDELVDQINDDKARGKTLKQMTEERDGEGWWEAPIEELSLEELKQMKARMVELRRNLQGSITVRNQGAPSSEGETSNQRNNPSATIA is encoded by the coding sequence ATGGCAGGAAGAAGGACACCAAGACGTCGAAGAGTTGAGATGAAGCAGGTTGAAAATGAGGAAGATAAGCTCATCACATTTTCCAAACGTAGATCTGGTATCTACAAAAAAGCAAGCGAACTTGTGACCCTTTGTGGTTCGGAGGTGGGAGTAGCAATATTCTCTCCTAGCGGAAAACCCTATTCTTTTGCTCATCCATCCATCGACTCAATTGCAAACCGATTCCGCAACCGAAATCATCCGCAAAATGTCGGTGCCAACAACTTGGTGGAGTCCTATCGTAGACTCCGTATTGATGAGCTCAATCAACAACACGATGAGCTCGTTGATCAAATCAATGATGACAAGGCACGGGGCAAAACGCTAAAGCAAATGACTGAAGAACGGGACGGGGAGGGATGGTGGGAAGCTCCCATCGAAGAGCTCAGCTTGGAAGAGCTCAAGCAAATGAAGGCACGAATGGTGGAGCTTCGGCGGAATTTGCAGGGTTCAATCACTGTAAGGAATCAAGGAGCTCCATCAAGCGAAGGAGAGACTTCAAATCAGAGAAACAATCCATCAGCAACCATCGCATGA